In Fragaria vesca subsp. vesca linkage group LG1, FraVesHawaii_1.0, whole genome shotgun sequence, the sequence GAGATTAGAGATGGTTCTTGTTCATGTAATGACAATTGGTGAAAGATGCCTTGAAGGGGTGATACAATGCAGATGTTTAATTGCAATGCCATTTTTGATCATTTATGCAGATAAGGGTCTCTATTATTAAGCTTGGATAGAAATTGAACCAGTTGAAATGGAAGAAAAGTGCATTATATAATAGGTTGATAACTGAGTACATAGATTTTCTTCTGCTACTACAATGAAATACCATCTCTACTTATTTATTATCAAGAGGATGGATTCACATAAGAACAGCAGCAGCAACAAGAACAGTAATTTGAACTCAAATTAGTGCTACGAATTCATGCTTCATAGTTAGGGCCTTGGTGGAAGGAGTTCCTCCTTGCGGTTGCCAAAATAGTCTTGTCAGCCACTATGAAATATGCCATTCCAGCCGCTGCCATAGCAATCAACAAAAATTCCATCAATACATAATTACTACTCATGATGATACATAAAGAAACTTTTTATGAAGATCTTGACAGAAGGATTGATGATCAACCTGTTGAGATTATGAGAGCCTGAGCAGTGGGATTCAGATTGGCTTTTGCCCAAGGCAGCATTCTCACACTAGCAAACTGCATATAGAGCATAATCTTCATAATTAGTTTTAGGTGTCGTAGCTCCCCCTTTCATACATATAGATTCAGATACTAGTATACATAAAGTAAATTGAGCCAAAGAAAACTTACAGTTGGAATTGCACTGGCAATGGTAGCAACAACAGCTGCCTTAACTCCAGCTTTTACACCCTCTGATACATTAAAAGAGTAGAGATTAAACTTCCAGAAGAAATTTTAGGCCAGCTAGCTAGTGTTCTTCTCATCATAGTTTTACTTTTCTTCAGAAAATAAATAAAATTATTTGGATACAAAAACTATGAGTATAGTAAAGTATTAGCTATTGAAAGGGTGGTCCTATACTTTATCCATTTGATGATTTTGATCAAGAACAAGGCCCTTTATGTGCTCTTGGGCAAAAAGTGAACCATGATCAAATACAAAATCTTAAGCTCATAATAAGCATATCTGATATCAGTTTTTGCAACTATTTAACTAACTTTTTACAGGCTCAAGGCAACAGATATGTAAAACATCATGAATTAACACATGGCTCTCAAACCCTCGTACCAATATGAATTATATATGACCATATATATACATGTAAATGCATCATGTAAGAATCAAGTTGGTCAAAAAGGTGAGGCTGCAGCCAGCAGGAAAACAAGAACATACCATGAGAACAGCGCTTAGCCAACTGCTGGTCAAATGAAGTCAGGCTGTGTTTCTCCATGGGAGATTGAGACACATTCTTTGCCATTGTAAGAGTACTAGTAGAAGTAGATGTATAAATGGAATGCTAGAAGATAGAAGAGCTGGTATGAACTTTGAGAAGCTGGCTGGGTTTTCTGAAAGCTTTGGATGAATGGTAAAGTGATGCATGGGTGGATATATATAAGGGATTTGAACTGAGAGAGAGATCCAGGTGTTGGGAGAGAGTAGATGGTTTTTCAATGAATTCTGGTGTCTGAGTCACTTGTTTTCAAAGAATGGTCGGTTTTGTTCTGTTGCTTTAGATTCCCCAAATGCCCATGGTTTTGTCAGGGAAAGTTTGGATGCATACAGGTCACAACAGTAAAAACAAATGCTCAAAGATCAGGTGAAGAGCATAGAGATGAGAGATCCTGCTCCTATTATCCATTGGTGTTTACAGAACTGACATGAGATTCTTTAATATACAAGTAATATATGACTCATTTTTTCAAATTAGCATAGTATTTTATCAAGTAGAACTCCATCTTTTGTGCAAGTCGGTTTCGGTTTCAAGAAAGAGAGGAAACTGCAACTGGTATAGGACAAAGCTGCCCCAAAACCATGGGTGGCGCTTTAAGCAAGCTCTGGTTTCAGGCACCTAGCCTCGAACTGCTACTGAGATCGGGGCACGTGTGCTTAAGGTGTTGCTGAGATTATAACACGTTTCATAGATCGATCTGCATCTGTTGCAGCTGATCCACAGTGGTCAGTGGCACTCAACTCAACTCAAATAATAATGTGTTTATTTTCAGAACAGTATCTAAGGATTTTTGGCATTGGTACACAAATATATCAGTTCCATATTTATGTTAATGTAATTCTTGGTAGATAGTTTCTACGTGTAGGAGGAGTTCATGGTTTTGCCTTTGAGTGGGTGAGCAGTGGCTACTGTATATGGGGTAGCTAATGGTTTCATGGTTATACAATGTCCGAGACTCTTGGCAAAAGGCAAGTAGCCACTGCTGGGTAGTGGTTTGTGTAGGTTACTTTTTTTTGGTGGAGAATATCTGACTTTACCTCGTTGAAATAAGACTGAGCGGTAATCTTATTCTACCAACTCTCTCTCTCTTTTTTTTCTTTTTTTTTTTTTCTCTCTCGAACTTGTTCAATTAACTCAGCCAATGACCCCAAAAGGCCTTTGCTCTAAACGATTGCCCATAGAGAACCCAATTTGTATGGACCCAAAAACAAATCTGGGTATATTGGTCTACTGTAACTAATGCCCATTGTGTCTCACTGAGGTTGTGACATTGTAATAAGTGAAAATTTGATCTCCGAAACATGATGGAAGTTCTAAGAGCATAATCCATGTAGCACTAGACGTTAACAAAAACTAACTTACAGTAGTGTTAGTGGAACAAAGGACTATTATGTATCAAAATCTATATCAAATTAGTATTAGGATCCTCTGTTCATCATATGCTTTTTAACACACTTGATCGAGATGACAACTGATTTGATCTGATGATGCTCTACATCCGAACTAATAACAAAACATGATAATTGTTATTAATAATTACGATCATAATTGCCTAAAATGTATGATACTGATTACAGTATAACACTCTGTTGTTGGTTGGTATCAGTTAAAATTTTTAGCCCCGCCACTTTAATAATCCTTCATTTTAGTCCCACATCATAATACCTTCCAATTGAAGGTAAAACGATCGGACTAATCATGTGTGATAGCAAATATTCTTGGATTAATATTGTAACTGAAAAATAACATCATTTTTGTTCATGTCATCGAAAAGCTAAAATGCTAAGCGACTATATGTTTATGGAATTGTTAATCGCTTTGGTTTCAGATAGATGCACATGCATGATCAGTTATATTCACATAGTCAATGACTGATTAAAAGATTCGTGGTCAGTCAACATTAGATTTAAATCCAATGATTAGAAGAATTATTTTTTAGTAGAGTTGTTTTATTTTCAATCTTTGGATGTTAATCTACTGGTAACTGATCATGAATCTGTTGGTCAGTGACTGACCATGTGAACATTACTCATGCATGATATATTGATAGTACGTACGTACTTCGACACGTATTAGATCAACATATATACGTACCTTCGTACGTATGTATGTATATCTCTTTCGTACGTTATGAGTGGAGAGTGGTGAAGAAGAAGCCTCACGCGTGCTTCTGCAAAAACTGGATCTATCAGTTGGAGTTTTCATCAAATACAGGAAGCTCTTGAAACCTCTGTTGACCTTTCATGCAAATATATCATTGACTTCCTCCACCCCTAGCTATCGAAAGCCATGAGTAAACTGAGTACTGACATCTTACTGTGATCGTAGACATGTAAAAATCCTTATATATAAAAGACTGTACCAGTACTCGACGACGTTGCAGATTATGATTAAACTGATACACAAGAACTGTAATGATCAAATGCCTTAGTTTCTACTACGCATGCTTGAGTTGGGTCAGTGCCTGCATATATATACAAATAATATCACCACCCCCATCATGGAAACTTTGATTCATATGCATATATATAGCAAAGGATCTTTTGGATCTCACTACAAAACAAAAGGTTCATTTGAATTTGATGGAATGGGTTACTCCATCTTGGAATCTCTCAACTATGAATAAAGGTTGAAAGGAGAAAATGACCTCTCTCTTTTTTCATGAATGAACAAAAACATAATTAGAAGAACAAAAAGGAGCAAATGAAGCATGCATGATGGTTTCTTTAGTTCTTTTCTTGGTGAAGAAAGAGCATGTGAATGTGAGGAGTGGCCATCAAAGTTGCCCATATGCATAAAGCATACCATTTCAATTTTTATAGAAAAGATCATTTCAATTTCTTTTTATTATAGGTTTGTTTTCCATCATGACAATTGACAAGAGTAATTATTGTACTCACATGACTTCATGGAGTTCTCATGAAAATCACATCGGGACAATTATGGGTATCATCCATCTCTCTTTACTATTCTATATCATACAATACATAGACAAAGAATCTATCACAATTGGTCCAAAAGAAAACATAAAGCTCTTCTCATTAATATATAATTAGTGGGAAAACATATAGGAAATAAATTCTCAACTCTTTGATGTCAAGCTAGCATGATGATAAGTAATTTTGCATACTTTCTGTTTTACCTAGGTATTTACATTCACAATACATGAATATATCCAAGCAATTAGAAATAGTCAATATGATGATGAGGGATCTGATATGGTTCATCCCTCTCTTTCTTGCTCAACTTAGGTAAATTATGACCTCTACTATTACTACTAGTCCTAATCTTATGCAAATGATCATGGCTAGCAGGAACTTGAGGAGGCCTAACTGATCTAATCAAAGCCCAATTCACCCCCTTAAAGAACTCATGCCTTTTGATCTCAACTGAACCCTTCAAGCTTCCTATTCTCTTCTTGGGATTCTTCACCAAAAGCTTGCTTACAAGGTCTTGCACTTTGGCCATTTCTGCCTCAAACTCTTTGCTGCTGCTACTGTTAGTAACCCTATTATCATTAAGCACTAGCTTTGGAAAGCTCAATGGCTGCTTCAGAATGTTGATGAGGGTTTTCTCATTGTTTTCACCCTTGAAAGGTGTTCTCCCATATAACATTTCATACAAGAACACCCCAAATGTCCACCAATCCACTGCACTCCCATGGCCTTGTCCTGAGATCACCTCTGGTGCTAAGTACTCGTGTGTCCCAACAAATGACTTAGAACGAGCATTGATAGGCTCTGCTACCAATTCCGGGTCAAGTACTAGTTGATTAACACCTTGAGCATCATCATGATCATCAGTATCACCAACATGTTCTGTAATTGTTGTGACTGTGGCTCTCTTTTTCTTAGAGGCTGAGAAAATGCAAGAGAGGACAGGCTGCATGGGAGCTGCACAAGATGGCATAGATGAGCTCTTTACGATCTTTTCAGTGTTGGATTCCAAGTCCAGTTTACGCCTCATCAACTTCGGAACGACGTCGCATTTGAGAGACAGATCAAAATCCGAAAGCATTATGTGACCGTCCTCTCTAACCAGCACATTTTCAGGCTTCAAATCTCTGTAAACAATGCCCATCATATGTAGATACTCGAGAGCTAGCAGTGTCTCAGCAGCATAAAACCTGTCGTTTTCAAAATGAGCACAATATTAGCATAAAATCATAAATTTAATTGGAACAAGCAAAAGTTTTACTAATTATTAGTAATGCACTACTAGTTTAGATGTATTTCTTTCTTTTTTTTGGATAAAAGTTTAGATGTATTTCGAGCTAAATGAATGCTTAAAATAACATAGCTTTAATCTATATCTGAAAATTTAAAACGAGGTAGTTTTAGACATAAACACAGTGTAGTAAAGAGACAAGATTAGTTACCTAGCAGATGAGAGGCTGAAGCGCTTTCCGGGCAGGCGCTGACGGGCAGCATACAAGTCGCCGCCTGGGCAAAACTCCATAACCAAGCAAGAGTAGTGAGAAGCATCAAAGTCGGCATAGAGAGTTGGCAAAAATGGGTGGTCAAGCATGTCCAAAATCTCCTTCTCCATTTCAGCTCTATGCAGTTTGTTCCTTATAGCAAGCGCTTCTCTGTCCACCACTTTCATGGCATAGAAGCACTGCGGCTGCTTAGGCTGCAGCCCTGCCACGGCTGCGGCGGGG encodes:
- the LOC101307618 gene encoding early nodulin-93-like produces the protein MAKNVSQSPMEKHSLTSFDQQLAKRCSHEGVKAGVKAAVVATIASAIPTFASVRMLPWAKANLNPTAQALIISTAAGMAYFIVADKTILATARRNSFHQGPNYEA
- the LOC101307917 gene encoding protein kinase PINOID 2-like — protein: MAAITSTESSDYDSSSSSITIPDSSRSWMSNLSFSSRRRSSVSVCSSATSEASQTHKPHKANQAAWEAMRRLRSSKGRVGLDHFRLLRRLGSGDIGNVYLCQIRNPAAAVAGLQPKQPQCFYAMKVVDREALAIRNKLHRAEMEKEILDMLDHPFLPTLYADFDASHYSCLVMEFCPGGDLYAARQRLPGKRFSLSSARFYAAETLLALEYLHMMGIVYRDLKPENVLVREDGHIMLSDFDLSLKCDVVPKLMRRKLDLESNTEKIVKSSSMPSCAAPMQPVLSCIFSASKKKRATVTTITEHVGDTDDHDDAQGVNQLVLDPELVAEPINARSKSFVGTHEYLAPEVISGQGHGSAVDWWTFGVFLYEMLYGRTPFKGENNEKTLINILKQPLSFPKLVLNDNRVTNSSSSKEFEAEMAKVQDLVSKLLVKNPKKRIGSLKGSVEIKRHEFFKGVNWALIRSVRPPQVPASHDHLHKIRTSSNSRGHNLPKLSKKERDEPYQIPHHHIDYF